One Paraburkholderia kururiensis DNA window includes the following coding sequences:
- a CDS encoding DUF192 domain-containing protein has protein sequence MRIFLRSLIARLALAAVLPVAAVSFALAGAGNAEAQQMPPGAKQPSEFPRVKLTVGMFVVDAAVAANDPDREQGLMYRTQLAPNEGMLFVFNENAVHCFWMKNTLIPLSIAFIRADGTITDVDEMQAETTNNHCPRNNGVYALEMSKGWFQSKGIKPGMKIQGLPQPQ, from the coding sequence GTGCGAATCTTCCTGCGCTCGCTGATCGCGCGCCTCGCATTGGCCGCTGTATTGCCCGTTGCTGCCGTGTCGTTTGCCCTCGCCGGCGCGGGTAACGCCGAGGCGCAGCAGATGCCGCCCGGCGCGAAGCAGCCCAGCGAGTTCCCACGCGTGAAACTCACGGTGGGCATGTTCGTCGTCGATGCTGCGGTCGCCGCCAACGACCCCGACCGCGAGCAGGGCCTCATGTATCGTACGCAGCTCGCACCGAACGAAGGCATGCTGTTCGTGTTCAACGAGAACGCGGTGCATTGCTTCTGGATGAAGAACACGCTGATCCCGTTGTCGATCGCATTCATTCGCGCCGACGGCACGATTACCGACGTCGATGAAATGCAGGCCGAGACCACCAACAACCACTGCCCGCGCAACAACGGTGTCTATGCACTCGAAATGAGCAAGGGCTGGTTTCAGTCGAAGGGCATCAAGCCCGGCATGAAGATTCAAGGGCTGCCCCAGCCGCAATAA
- the clpS gene encoding ATP-dependent Clp protease adapter ClpS: MAIIPDKQDGTVLERQEQKLKPPSMYKVVLLNDDYTPMEFVVMIVQEYFNKDRETATQIMLKVHREGRGVCGVYTRDIASTKVEQVVTHARQAGHPLQCVMEEA; the protein is encoded by the coding sequence ATGGCGATTATCCCGGACAAGCAGGACGGCACCGTACTGGAGCGGCAGGAACAAAAGCTGAAACCGCCTTCCATGTATAAGGTGGTGCTGCTGAATGACGACTACACGCCAATGGAATTTGTCGTGATGATCGTGCAGGAGTATTTCAATAAGGATCGCGAGACCGCGACGCAGATCATGCTCAAGGTCCATCGTGAGGGTCGGGGGGTATGTGGGGTCTACACGCGGGACATCGCGTCGACCAAAGTTGAGCAAGTAGTTACCCACGCACGGCAGGCCGGGCATCCGCTGCAGTGTGTGATGGAGGAAGCATGA
- a CDS encoding pseudouridine synthase: protein MRLIALNKPFGTICQFSPHETRPSLADWVKVPGVYPAGRLDADSEGLLLLTDDGALQTRIAEPRHKLVKRYWAQVEGAPDEAALKALARGVDLGDYVTRPCRAGFVEPPATLWPRTPPIRYRAAIPTTWIELAITEGKNRQVRRMTAAVGFPTLRLVRVGIGALDVFALGLQPGESTDLPPRAPWDGV from the coding sequence ATGCGTCTCATCGCTCTCAACAAGCCGTTCGGCACCATCTGCCAGTTCTCGCCTCACGAAACCCGGCCGTCGCTGGCCGACTGGGTGAAGGTGCCCGGCGTGTATCCCGCCGGCCGGCTCGACGCCGATAGCGAAGGTTTGCTGCTGCTCACCGACGACGGCGCACTGCAGACGCGCATCGCCGAACCACGCCACAAACTCGTGAAGCGCTACTGGGCCCAGGTGGAAGGCGCACCGGACGAGGCTGCGCTCAAAGCACTGGCGCGGGGCGTCGATCTGGGCGACTACGTGACACGTCCGTGTCGTGCCGGATTCGTGGAACCGCCCGCGACGCTCTGGCCGCGCACGCCGCCCATTCGCTATCGCGCAGCCATTCCGACCACCTGGATCGAGCTCGCGATTACCGAAGGCAAGAACCGTCAGGTGCGACGGATGACCGCGGCCGTGGGCTTTCCCACCTTGCGGCTCGTGCGCGTGGGCATCGGCGCCCTCGACGTGTTCGCGCTCGGCCTGCAGCCGGGCGAGAGCACGGACCTGCCGCCGCGCGCGCCGTGGGACGGCGTCTGA
- the clpA gene encoding ATP-dependent Clp protease ATP-binding subunit ClpA — protein MIAQELEVSLHMAFMEARQARHEFITVEHLLLALLDNPTAAEVLRACAANIEDLRQNLRNFIHDNTPTVPGTDDVDTQPTLGFQRVIQRAIMHVQSTSNGKKEVTGANVLVAIFGEKDSHAVYYLQQQGVTRLDVVNFISHGIAKTNSTDAAKASDANPESEDAAAQKETPLAQFTQNLNQMAKDGRIDPLIGREAEVERVVQVLCRRRKNNPLLVGEAGVGKTAIAEGLAWRITRGEVPDILADAQVYSLDMGALLAGTKYRGDFEQRLKTVLKELKERPHAILFIDEIHTLIGAGAASGGTLDASNLLKPALSSGTLKCIGATTFTEYRGIFEKDAALSRRFQKIDVTEPTVEQTVAILRGLKSRFEEHHGVKYSSGALSAAAELSARFITDRHLPDKAIDVIDEAGAAQRILPKSKQKKTIGKTEIEEIISKIARVPAQSVSQDDRSKLQTLDRDLKAVVFGQDPAIDALSAAIKMARAGLGKTDKPIGAFLFSGPTGVGKTEVARQLAFTLGIELIRFDMSEYMERHAVSRLIGAPPGYVGFDQGGLLTEAVTKKPHCVLLLDEIEKAHPDIFNVLLQVMDHGTLTDNNGRKADFRNVIIIMTTNAGAEAMQKSSIGFTNRRETGDEMQDIKRMFTPEFRNRLDAIISFRSLDEEIILRVVDKFLMQLEDQLHEKKVDALFTDALRKHLAKHGFDPLMGARPMQRLIQDTIRRALADELLFGKLLNGGRVTVDVDENDKVTLTFDEHPAPRNPNPEAVEVE, from the coding sequence ATGATTGCCCAGGAACTGGAAGTCAGCCTGCACATGGCGTTCATGGAAGCACGCCAGGCGCGGCATGAGTTCATCACGGTCGAACACCTGCTGCTGGCCCTGCTGGATAACCCCACGGCCGCAGAAGTGCTGCGCGCGTGTGCAGCCAATATCGAAGACCTGCGCCAGAACCTGCGCAACTTCATTCACGACAACACGCCTACCGTGCCAGGCACGGACGACGTCGACACGCAGCCCACGCTGGGTTTCCAGCGTGTGATCCAGCGCGCGATCATGCACGTGCAGTCCACGTCCAACGGCAAGAAGGAAGTGACGGGGGCGAACGTGCTCGTCGCGATCTTCGGCGAGAAGGATTCGCACGCGGTGTACTACCTGCAGCAGCAGGGCGTCACGCGCCTCGACGTCGTGAACTTCATTTCGCACGGCATCGCGAAGACGAACAGCACCGACGCGGCGAAGGCGAGCGACGCCAATCCCGAGTCGGAAGATGCGGCTGCGCAGAAGGAAACGCCGCTCGCGCAGTTCACGCAGAACCTGAACCAGATGGCCAAAGACGGCCGCATCGACCCGCTGATCGGGCGCGAGGCGGAAGTCGAGCGCGTGGTGCAGGTGTTGTGCCGGCGGCGCAAGAACAACCCGCTTCTCGTCGGCGAAGCCGGCGTAGGCAAGACCGCGATTGCGGAGGGGCTCGCATGGCGCATCACGCGCGGCGAGGTGCCCGACATTCTCGCGGACGCGCAGGTCTATTCGCTCGACATGGGCGCGCTCCTCGCCGGTACCAAGTACCGCGGCGATTTCGAGCAACGTCTCAAGACGGTGCTCAAGGAGCTGAAGGAGCGCCCGCACGCCATCCTGTTCATCGACGAAATTCACACGCTGATCGGTGCGGGCGCCGCATCGGGCGGCACGCTGGACGCGTCGAACCTGCTCAAGCCGGCGCTCTCGTCGGGCACGCTCAAGTGCATCGGCGCGACTACTTTTACGGAATATCGCGGCATCTTCGAAAAAGACGCGGCGCTCTCGCGGCGCTTCCAGAAGATCGACGTGACCGAGCCGACCGTCGAGCAAACGGTAGCGATTCTGCGCGGGCTGAAGTCGCGCTTCGAAGAGCACCATGGCGTGAAGTATTCGTCGGGTGCGCTCTCGGCCGCGGCGGAACTTTCCGCGCGCTTCATCACCGACCGTCATCTGCCCGACAAGGCCATTGACGTGATCGACGAAGCGGGCGCGGCGCAACGCATCCTGCCGAAGTCGAAGCAGAAGAAGACCATTGGCAAGACCGAGATCGAGGAAATCATTTCCAAGATCGCGCGCGTGCCGGCGCAAAGCGTGTCGCAAGACGACCGCAGCAAGCTGCAGACGCTCGACCGCGACCTGAAGGCCGTGGTGTTCGGCCAGGATCCGGCCATCGACGCGCTTTCCGCCGCCATCAAGATGGCGCGCGCGGGGCTCGGCAAGACCGACAAGCCGATCGGCGCGTTCCTGTTCTCAGGCCCGACCGGCGTCGGCAAGACCGAAGTGGCGCGCCAGCTCGCGTTCACGCTCGGCATCGAGCTGATCCGCTTCGACATGTCCGAGTACATGGAACGCCATGCGGTGAGCCGCCTGATCGGCGCGCCGCCGGGGTATGTCGGTTTCGATCAGGGTGGTCTGCTGACCGAGGCTGTCACGAAGAAGCCGCACTGCGTGCTGCTGCTCGACGAAATCGAGAAGGCGCATCCGGACATCTTCAACGTGCTGCTCCAGGTCATGGACCACGGCACGCTGACCGACAACAACGGTCGCAAGGCTGACTTCCGCAACGTCATCATCATCATGACGACGAATGCGGGCGCCGAAGCCATGCAGAAGTCGTCGATCGGCTTTACGAACCGTCGTGAAACGGGCGACGAGATGCAGGACATCAAGCGCATGTTCACGCCCGAGTTCCGCAACCGGCTCGACGCGATCATCAGCTTCCGCTCGCTCGACGAAGAGATCATCCTGCGCGTGGTCGACAAGTTCCTCATGCAACTCGAAGACCAACTGCACGAGAAGAAGGTCGACGCGCTCTTCACCGACGCATTGCGCAAGCATCTGGCGAAGCACGGCTTCGATCCGCTGATGGGTGCACGCCCCATGCAGCGGCTGATCCAGGACACGATCCGTCGCGCCTTGGCCGACGAACTGCTGTTCGGCAAACTGCTGAACGGCGGCCGTGTGACGGTCGACGTGGACGAGAACGACAAGGTCACCTTGACGTTCGACGAACATCCGGCGCCGCGCAATCCGAATCCGGAGGCGGTCGAAGTAGAATAA
- the cspD gene encoding cold shock domain-containing protein CspD, translated as MATGTVKWFNDAKGFGFITPDEGGEDLFAHFSAIQMNGFKTLKEGQKVSFEVVQGPKGKQASNIQAAA; from the coding sequence ATGGCAACTGGTACGGTCAAGTGGTTTAACGACGCGAAAGGTTTCGGATTCATTACGCCCGACGAAGGCGGCGAGGATCTGTTTGCTCATTTCTCGGCTATCCAGATGAACGGTTTCAAGACCCTCAAGGAAGGCCAGAAGGTAAGCTTCGAGGTCGTGCAAGGCCCGAAGGGCAAACAGGCATCGAACATCCAGGCAGCCGCCTGA
- the icd gene encoding NADP-dependent isocitrate dehydrogenase, translating to MPYQHIKVPTGGDKITVNADYSLNVSDQPIIPYIEGDGTGFDITPVMIKVVDAAVEKAYAGKKKIHWMEIYAGEKATKIYGPDVWLPEETFEVLKEYVVSIKGPLTTPVGGGIRSLNVALRQELDLYVCLRPVQYFKGVPSPVREPEKTNMVIFRENSEDIYAGIEWAAESEQAKKVIKFLREEMGVKKIRFPETSGIGIKPVSREGTERLVRKAIQYAIDNDRRSVTLVHKGNIMKFTEGAFRDYGYALAQKEFGAELIDGGPWMKFKNPKTGNEIVVKDVIADAFLQQILLRPAEYDVIATLNLNGDYISDALAAQVGGIGIAPGANLSDSVAMFEATHGTAPKYAGKDYVNPGSEILSAEMMLRHLGWTEAADVIISAMEKSILQKRVTYDFARLMEGATQVSCSGFGQVLIENM from the coding sequence ATGCCGTATCAGCACATCAAGGTTCCGACCGGCGGTGACAAGATCACTGTCAACGCGGATTACTCGCTCAACGTTTCCGACCAGCCGATCATTCCGTACATCGAAGGCGACGGCACGGGCTTCGACATCACGCCGGTGATGATCAAGGTGGTCGACGCGGCGGTCGAGAAGGCGTACGCGGGCAAGAAAAAGATTCACTGGATGGAAATCTACGCCGGAGAGAAGGCGACCAAGATCTACGGCCCGGATGTCTGGCTGCCGGAAGAGACTTTTGAAGTGCTCAAGGAATACGTTGTGTCGATCAAGGGCCCGCTGACCACGCCGGTGGGCGGTGGCATCCGGTCGCTCAACGTCGCGCTGCGCCAGGAACTGGACCTGTACGTCTGCCTGCGCCCGGTGCAGTACTTCAAGGGCGTGCCCTCGCCGGTGCGCGAACCCGAGAAGACCAACATGGTTATCTTCCGCGAGAACTCGGAAGACATTTACGCCGGTATCGAATGGGCGGCCGAGTCCGAGCAGGCAAAGAAGGTCATCAAGTTCCTGCGTGAAGAAATGGGCGTGAAGAAGATCCGCTTCCCGGAAACGTCGGGCATCGGCATCAAGCCGGTCTCGCGCGAGGGCACGGAGCGTCTGGTGCGCAAGGCGATCCAGTACGCGATCGACAACGATCGCCGCTCGGTCACGCTCGTCCACAAGGGCAACATCATGAAGTTCACGGAAGGCGCTTTCCGTGACTACGGCTACGCGCTGGCGCAGAAGGAATTCGGCGCGGAACTCATCGACGGCGGCCCGTGGATGAAGTTCAAGAATCCGAAGACGGGCAACGAAATCGTCGTGAAGGACGTGATCGCCGACGCGTTCCTGCAACAGATCCTGCTGCGTCCGGCCGAATACGACGTGATCGCCACGCTGAACCTGAACGGCGACTACATCTCCGACGCGCTGGCAGCGCAGGTGGGCGGCATCGGCATCGCTCCGGGTGCGAACCTGTCGGACTCGGTCGCGATGTTCGAAGCCACGCACGGCACGGCGCCGAAGTACGCAGGCAAGGACTACGTGAACCCGGGTTCGGAGATCCTGTCGGCGGAAATGATGCTGCGCCACCTTGGCTGGACCGAAGCGGCCGACGTCATCATCTCGGCGATGGAAAAGTCCATTCTGCAGAAGCGCGTGACGTACGACTTCGCGCGTCTGATGGAAGGCGCAACGCAGGTTTCCTGCTCGGGCTTCGGTCAGGTGCTGATCGAAAACATGTAA